The Muribaculum intestinale genome includes the window CGAGCACACCCAGCCGTCCTACCGAAGTGTCGATAGGTTCGAATCCAAGGTCGCCTGGAGTGAAATAAAACTTCTCGTAATATGCCGGGTCGTCGGGTATATGCATCTTGCGGTACATGCCCGCCACACTGCCGTCAGCCTCAAAGACAACCGCAGTGTTGTGATAAAGTCCCGGAGCGCGACGCTCGAAAAGAGAGGTCACGATTACTACCCCGAGCTCGGCGGCGAGAACGGAATATGTCTCGGTGACATCCGAGGGGATAGCCACGGCAAGGTCACACATGTCGGTCGACTCCGTCTGGCAGAAATAGAGCGAATCGTGCAACTCCTGATTTACGATAAGCTGAGCTCCATCAGCGGCCAGCCGTCGCATTTTCTCACAAAGACGGGAACGGTTGTCGGCAATATCACCGTTATTCGCCTGTTGGACAAGTCCTACACGCAATATTGATTTTTTTTTCATAGGTTTTGATAGTTATGATTTGGATACATCAGCCACATTGTGATATATCAGCGACATACTCATACCGGCAACACATCCTGCGGCAACTGCATTGTCACACAATGCAGCGACCCATGCTGCTTAATCAGAGGGCGGCAATCAATGCTCCTCACCTTATGGTTGGGAAAGGATATGCGCACAGTTCTGGCGGCAAGTTCGTCGTGGCGTGGCTGCCCGTACGACGGCATCAGTATCGTGTCGTTCATTATAAGGAAGTTGGCATAAGTAGCCGGCAGCCGGTTGCCCTCCTCGTCGTATATGGCGTCGGGCCACGGCAACTCAATGAGATTATACGGTATCCCTGCGGGGG containing:
- a CDS encoding carbon-nitrogen hydrolase, yielding MKKKSILRVGLVQQANNGDIADNRSRLCEKMRRLAADGAQLIVNQELHDSLYFCQTESTDMCDLAVAIPSDVTETYSVLAAELGVVIVTSLFERRAPGLYHNTAVVFEADGSVAGMYRKMHIPDDPAYYEKFYFTPGDLGFEPIDTSVGRLGVLVCWDQWYPEAARLMALRGAEILIYPTAIGWESTDTAEEKERQREAWTVVQRGHAVANGLPLVAVNRVGHEPDPSGATNGIQFWGSSFVAGPQGELLFRASDSDEAVEIVDIDMHRSEQVRRWWPFLRDRRIDAYHGLDRRYLV